In the genome of Neodiprion pinetum isolate iyNeoPine1 chromosome 2, iyNeoPine1.2, whole genome shotgun sequence, one region contains:
- the LOC124212742 gene encoding uncharacterized protein isoform X2 yields the protein MSTCVFCKTKQSKYCGRSFHKFPVKDVLRLQQWLKEMKRKDWKPNRNSTLCSAHFTNDCFDRTGFLITLKKNSVPTIFDNPKSECSSCHRLREYGRGYSFFKFPLDEPDIMKQWIANINIGPWSPSSDSFLCSDHFEPSCFQKKSKNYITLRKGSIPTLFAPL from the exons ATGAGTACCTGcgttttttgcaaaacaaagCAATCAAAATATTGTGGGCGATCATTTCACAA ATTTCCCGTGAAAGATGTGTTGCGCCTTCAGCAGTGgttaaaagaaatgaagaggAAGGACTGGAAGCCAAACCGAAATAGCACATTGTGTTCAGCTCATTTTACAAATGACTGCTTTGATAGGACAGGATTCCtaattacattgaaaaagaACAGTGTACCAACTATATTTGACAACCCGAAATCAGAGTGTTCATCTTGTCACCGATTAAGGGAATATGGACGTGGCTATTCATTCTTCAA GTTCCCATTGGATGAACCTGATATTATGAAGCAGTGGATCGCAAATATAAACATCGGACCGTGGTCTCCATCAAGTGATAGCTTTCTGTGTTCCGACCACTTTGAACCCTCTTGCTTtcagaagaaaagtaaaaattatataactttACGAAAAGGCAGTATCCCAACGTTATTTG CTCCACTTTGA
- the LOC124212742 gene encoding uncharacterized protein isoform X1, with protein sequence MSTCVFCKTKQSKYCGRSFHKFPVKDVLRLQQWLKEMKRKDWKPNRNSTLCSAHFTNDCFDRTGFLITLKKNSVPTIFDNPKSECSSCHRLREYGRGYSFFKFPLDEPDIMKQWIANINIGPWSPSSDSFLCSDHFEPSCFQKKSKNYITLRKGSIPTLFGENLQQTEFQDESDRPTTVNVTKLHEHLHICT encoded by the exons ATGAGTACCTGcgttttttgcaaaacaaagCAATCAAAATATTGTGGGCGATCATTTCACAA ATTTCCCGTGAAAGATGTGTTGCGCCTTCAGCAGTGgttaaaagaaatgaagaggAAGGACTGGAAGCCAAACCGAAATAGCACATTGTGTTCAGCTCATTTTACAAATGACTGCTTTGATAGGACAGGATTCCtaattacattgaaaaagaACAGTGTACCAACTATATTTGACAACCCGAAATCAGAGTGTTCATCTTGTCACCGATTAAGGGAATATGGACGTGGCTATTCATTCTTCAA GTTCCCATTGGATGAACCTGATATTATGAAGCAGTGGATCGCAAATATAAACATCGGACCGTGGTCTCCATCAAGTGATAGCTTTCTGTGTTCCGACCACTTTGAACCCTCTTGCTTtcagaagaaaagtaaaaattatataactttACGAAAAGGCAGTATCCCAACGTTATTTG GTGAAAACTTGCAGCAGACCGAATTTCAGGATGAATCCGATCGGCCCACCACAGTGAATGTAACCAAATTACATGAGCACCTACACATTTGTACCTGA